From Alteribacter lacisalsi, a single genomic window includes:
- a CDS encoding adenine deaminase C-terminal domain-containing protein produces MLNQPIEWTKTEIRKQLDVVRGDEPPTTVIKNARWLNSATGRWREGHIWIHHDRIVYVGESLPEPSGRTRTYDAEGRPVVPGYIEHHAHPFQLYHPLSFARYASERGTTTLINDNMSLFLQYDKKKAFSFLEAMQQTPVLMLWWARYDAQTALLDHDEKFTYRNMMDWLDHPYVVQGGELTDWPSVLKGNESMLHWMQETKARGKRIEGHMPGAGERTLTQLALTGVDSDHEAMTGEELLRRLDLGYTTSMRYSSIRPDLPVLLDTVREEGLSSSDKLLMTTDGSPPKVMEEGVMDRLIEIALGKGIPFIDAVNMATYNVAKHYRLDHVLGMIAPGRLANINILHSEADPRPASVMAKGEWVVKDSEVQGHKPDPDWKELGLPPFELDWELTMEDLQFSMPLGLEMINDVIIKPYRPGTMMLADEIPPDSDECFFLLVDRYGKWRVNTIIKGFAGDLYGMASSFSNTGDLVLIGKSKQGLLDAFQALKKQGGGIVLAGEDGVEASVPLTLNGKMSTLELPDIAEQERHLLRVLQQKGYRYGDPVYAFLFFSATHLPYVRVTQKGIFDVKQKKVLFPAIMR; encoded by the coding sequence ATGTTAAATCAGCCAATCGAATGGACAAAAACAGAGATCCGTAAACAGCTGGATGTTGTCCGCGGGGATGAACCGCCGACAACGGTTATAAAGAATGCCCGCTGGCTGAACAGCGCAACGGGCCGGTGGCGAGAGGGCCACATCTGGATTCATCACGACCGGATCGTGTACGTTGGGGAAAGTCTGCCGGAGCCGTCCGGCCGAACCCGTACGTATGACGCAGAGGGCAGGCCTGTGGTGCCGGGATACATTGAGCATCATGCCCATCCGTTTCAGTTATATCATCCCCTCAGTTTTGCCCGGTATGCATCAGAGCGGGGAACAACCACACTGATCAACGACAACATGAGTCTTTTTTTGCAGTATGACAAAAAGAAAGCGTTTTCTTTTCTGGAAGCGATGCAACAGACGCCGGTGCTGATGCTGTGGTGGGCGCGCTATGACGCTCAGACGGCGCTTTTGGATCACGACGAAAAATTCACTTACCGGAATATGATGGACTGGCTTGACCATCCGTATGTGGTGCAGGGCGGCGAGCTCACGGACTGGCCGAGTGTGCTGAAGGGCAACGAAAGTATGCTGCACTGGATGCAGGAAACGAAAGCCCGGGGCAAGCGGATTGAGGGGCACATGCCGGGGGCAGGGGAGCGGACGCTTACCCAGCTGGCACTAACAGGCGTGGATTCGGATCATGAAGCGATGACCGGGGAGGAGCTTCTCCGCCGTCTCGATCTCGGCTACACGACGAGTATGCGTTATTCGTCGATCCGGCCTGATCTGCCGGTCCTGCTTGACACGGTTCGGGAAGAGGGGCTCAGCAGCAGTGACAAGCTGCTTATGACCACGGACGGTTCGCCTCCGAAGGTGATGGAGGAAGGTGTAATGGACCGCCTTATCGAAATTGCGCTTGGAAAAGGAATCCCATTTATTGATGCGGTTAACATGGCCACGTATAATGTAGCTAAACATTATCGTCTTGATCATGTGCTCGGCATGATTGCACCTGGACGTCTGGCGAACATCAACATTCTTCACTCGGAAGCCGATCCCCGCCCGGCGTCGGTCATGGCAAAAGGGGAGTGGGTCGTGAAGGACAGCGAGGTGCAGGGGCACAAGCCGGATCCTGACTGGAAGGAGCTCGGGCTGCCGCCATTTGAGCTCGACTGGGAACTCACGATGGAGGACCTGCAGTTTTCCATGCCGCTCGGTCTTGAAATGATTAATGACGTCATTATCAAACCGTACCGTCCGGGCACAATGATGCTTGCCGATGAGATCCCGCCTGACAGTGACGAATGCTTCTTTTTACTCGTGGACCGGTATGGAAAATGGCGGGTCAATACTATTATTAAAGGCTTTGCCGGAGATCTGTACGGGATGGCCAGTTCGTTTTCCAATACGGGGGATCTCGTTCTGATCGGGAAAAGCAAGCAAGGGCTGCTTGATGCATTTCAGGCGCTTAAAAAACAGGGGGGCGGAATTGTTCTTGCGGGAGAAGACGGCGTGGAAGCGTCGGTTCCCCTTACCTTGAACGGCAAAATGAGCACCCTGGAACTTCCGGACATCGCCGAGCAGGAGCGTCATCTGTTAAGGGTTCTCCAGCAGAAGGGATACCGATACGGGGATCCGGTTTATGCATTCCTGTTCTTTTCCGCCACCCACCTGCCGTATGTGCGGGTGACCCAGAAGGGGATCTTTGATGTGAAACAAAAAAAGGTACTCTTTCCTGCAATAATGCGGTAA
- a CDS encoding DUF3048 domain-containing protein, protein MKTGKWLLSAVLCFGVLAAACSGNDAAGEDDIENAPGMSEESDGTPEAAANQDSEYAYRMPLTGIGSDQEVTRTAFGVMMENSVSARPQTGLYQADLVYEVLSEGNITRFLTFYHSNEPEEIGPVRSARDYYVHLNNGYNAIYVSAGGSSDGLALAESPDVPYISGLVYDGRYFSRSAERSAPHNMYTSYEDLVTVSEQLGHDLFDGPPELPFSGELSAGKPAVSFEINYGSTANNVAYKYDAALGGYQRFNGGVAIIDHRDGTPVAPASVFAVEMEHRVIDELGRRDIDISSGGDAYLFREGTVEAVEWKNVDGAILPFKDGEPVGFSPGQTWINVMPDLDRLTIYD, encoded by the coding sequence ATGAAAACGGGAAAGTGGCTGTTATCTGCGGTGTTGTGCTTTGGTGTTTTAGCGGCAGCGTGCAGCGGTAATGATGCAGCGGGAGAAGATGATATAGAGAATGCTCCCGGTATGAGTGAGGAGAGCGATGGAACCCCGGAGGCAGCGGCGAATCAGGACAGCGAGTACGCCTATCGGATGCCTCTGACCGGTATCGGTTCGGATCAGGAGGTCACCCGCACGGCGTTCGGTGTGATGATGGAAAACTCCGTGAGCGCCCGTCCGCAGACCGGCCTGTATCAGGCAGACCTTGTGTATGAAGTGCTTTCTGAAGGGAACATTACCCGCTTTCTGACGTTTTACCACAGCAATGAGCCGGAGGAAATCGGCCCGGTTCGAAGCGCAAGAGACTATTACGTTCATTTAAATAACGGCTACAACGCGATTTACGTATCAGCAGGAGGCAGCTCGGACGGTCTTGCTCTTGCTGAAAGCCCGGATGTCCCCTACATCAGCGGACTTGTGTATGACGGCCGCTATTTCAGCCGGTCGGCGGAACGATCAGCGCCGCACAATATGTACACAAGCTATGAAGATCTTGTGACAGTGTCGGAGCAGCTCGGCCACGATCTGTTTGACGGGCCGCCGGAACTCCCGTTTAGCGGAGAGCTTTCAGCGGGTAAACCGGCAGTAAGCTTTGAAATAAACTACGGCAGCACGGCCAACAATGTCGCATACAAGTATGACGCGGCTCTCGGCGGCTACCAGCGCTTTAACGGCGGTGTGGCGATCATAGATCACCGGGACGGCACACCGGTAGCTCCGGCCAGTGTTTTTGCAGTGGAAATGGAGCACCGGGTGATCGACGAACTCGGCCGCCGGGACATTGACATTTCGTCCGGAGGCGACGCCTACCTGTTTCGGGAAGGCACTGTCGAGGCGGTGGAATGGAAAAATGTCGACGGCGCGATTCTGCCGTTTAAGGACGGAGAGCCTGTCGGTTTTTCCCCGGGACAGACATGGATTAATGTGATGCCGGATCTGGACCGCTTAACGATATACGATTGA
- a CDS encoding YerC/YecD family TrpR-related protein: MQINKLRGKELDQLFDSILSLKDKEECYQFFDDLCTMNEIQSLGQRLEVARMLMDGDTYQKIEKDTGASTATISRVKRCINYGNDGYRMTLERVKEQQETK, encoded by the coding sequence ATGCAAATTAACAAATTGAGAGGAAAAGAACTCGACCAGCTGTTTGATTCGATTCTGAGCCTCAAGGATAAAGAAGAATGCTATCAGTTTTTTGATGACCTCTGTACGATGAACGAAATTCAGTCTCTCGGCCAGCGTCTTGAAGTAGCGCGCATGCTTATGGACGGGGACACGTACCAGAAGATTGAAAAAGACACAGGAGCGAGTACTGCTACGATTTCACGGGTCAAGCGCTGCATCAACTACGGAAACGACGGCTACCGCATGACGCTGGAGCGTGTGAAAGAGCAGCAGGAGACGAAATAA
- the pcrB gene encoding heptaprenylglyceryl phosphate synthase, whose amino-acid sequence MLEYHEWQHVFKLDPNKTIDDDALEAVCESGTDAVIVGGTDGVTEDNTLDLLMRIRRYSVACALEVSSLDAVTPGFDYYLIPSVVNTDNVEWVNGRHHAAIRDFGPVMNWDEVLSEAYCVLNPEAKVARLTEAKTDLTEDDIVAYARMTENLIRMPVFYLEYSGTYGDPAVVEAAAGVLKHTRLFYGGGITNPEQAAEMAAHADTIVVGNAIYDNLKKALKTVKAVKEK is encoded by the coding sequence ATGCTCGAATATCACGAATGGCAGCATGTTTTTAAGCTTGATCCGAATAAAACGATAGATGATGATGCCCTGGAGGCGGTGTGCGAGTCGGGAACGGACGCGGTTATTGTCGGCGGCACCGATGGGGTGACCGAGGACAATACGCTCGATCTGCTCATGCGGATTCGCCGCTACTCGGTCGCCTGCGCCCTTGAGGTGAGTAGCCTCGATGCCGTCACGCCGGGCTTTGACTACTACCTGATCCCGTCGGTCGTGAACACGGATAACGTCGAGTGGGTGAACGGCCGCCACCATGCGGCGATCCGGGATTTCGGTCCCGTGATGAACTGGGACGAAGTGCTCTCGGAAGCCTATTGCGTTTTGAACCCCGAGGCAAAAGTGGCCAGACTGACGGAGGCAAAAACCGATCTCACTGAAGACGACATTGTCGCCTACGCGCGCATGACCGAGAACCTGATCCGCATGCCTGTTTTTTACCTGGAGTACAGCGGCACCTACGGAGATCCGGCTGTGGTGGAAGCGGCAGCGGGTGTACTGAAGCATACCCGCCTGTTTTACGGCGGTGGCATCACCAATCCTGAACAGGCAGCAGAAATGGCCGCGCACGCCGACACCATCGTCGTAGGCAACGCCATTTATGATAATCTGAAGAAAGCCCTCAAGACCGTTAAAGCGGTGAAAGAGAAATAA
- the pcrA gene encoding DNA helicase PcrA, with translation MERVSDQLTAGLNPEQQKAVKHSNGPLLIMAGAGSGKTRVLTHRIAYLIGEKGVAPWSILAITFTNKAAREMKDRVGRIVAGPGAEDIWISTFHSMCVRMLRRDVDRIGVNRNFTILDGSDQQTVMKRLMKEQNIDTKKFEPRSILGTISSAKNELKTPEDYGKTANGPYEDTVHKLYTAYQKELKKNHAMDFDDLIMKTITLFKKVPEVLEFYQRKFQYVMVDEYQDTNRAQYVLVQMLADRHKNICVVGDSDQSIYRWRGADIQNILSFEKDYPNSTVILLEQNYRSTKTILKAANDVIGNNAGRKKKNLWTENDDGDKLRYYEADNEHDEAQHIVGKVREMLDSGTYKESDIAVLYRTNAQSRVIEEMFVKSNLNYTIVGGTKFYDRKEIKDVLAYLRVVANPDDDISLRRIINVPKRGIGASTLDKIAHFADMQDISMYRALQDVNEIGLSARARNALAEFIDQLSNWVQMQDYLSVTELVEELIDKTGYRAMLKNDKSLESESRLENVEEFLTVTKDFEESNEDKSLIAFLTDLALIADIDKVEEDEETGEPEEQIILMTLHSAKGLEFPVVFLIGMEEGVFPHSRSLMEEAEMEEERRLAYVGITRAEKELHLSRARMRTLYGRTNMNPASRFLSEIPEDLLDAVKEDQAQPAWMKTSRQTPGSQGGFGGRSGGAAAGGFGGRPAAAPQKRRTTMRTTTTQTGGDGFTWSVGDKAAHKKWGTGTVVSMKGDGENVELDIAFPNVGVKRLFAKFAPITKQ, from the coding sequence ATGGAACGAGTCAGTGACCAGCTGACAGCAGGACTCAATCCTGAACAGCAGAAGGCGGTAAAGCATTCGAACGGACCGCTTCTTATCATGGCCGGAGCCGGAAGCGGCAAGACCCGGGTGCTTACCCACCGCATCGCCTACCTGATCGGTGAAAAAGGCGTAGCCCCGTGGTCGATTCTCGCCATTACATTTACAAACAAAGCAGCCCGTGAAATGAAGGACCGGGTCGGCCGGATCGTTGCGGGACCGGGAGCTGAGGACATCTGGATTTCCACCTTTCACTCCATGTGCGTGCGCATGCTGCGCCGGGACGTGGACAGAATCGGTGTAAACCGGAACTTTACGATTCTTGATGGCTCCGATCAGCAGACCGTTATGAAACGGCTCATGAAAGAGCAGAATATCGATACGAAGAAATTCGAACCCCGGAGCATTCTCGGCACGATCAGCTCGGCGAAAAACGAACTGAAAACACCGGAAGACTACGGCAAAACCGCCAACGGACCCTACGAGGATACTGTGCACAAGCTCTATACCGCGTACCAGAAGGAACTGAAAAAGAACCATGCGATGGACTTTGACGACCTGATCATGAAGACGATCACGCTCTTTAAGAAGGTCCCTGAAGTGCTGGAATTTTACCAGCGCAAGTTTCAGTACGTGATGGTCGACGAGTACCAGGATACGAACCGGGCCCAGTATGTGCTCGTTCAGATGCTGGCGGACCGTCACAAAAATATCTGCGTGGTCGGGGACTCGGATCAGTCGATCTACCGGTGGCGCGGGGCGGACATTCAGAACATCCTGAGCTTTGAAAAGGACTATCCAAACTCTACGGTAATCCTGCTCGAGCAGAACTACCGCTCCACGAAGACAATTCTGAAGGCGGCAAACGACGTGATCGGCAACAACGCCGGCCGGAAGAAGAAAAATCTCTGGACCGAAAACGACGACGGGGACAAGCTCCGCTACTATGAAGCGGACAATGAGCACGACGAAGCCCAGCACATCGTTGGGAAGGTCAGGGAAATGCTCGACTCCGGTACGTACAAGGAGTCCGACATTGCCGTGTTGTACCGGACGAACGCCCAGTCCCGTGTGATCGAGGAGATGTTCGTCAAATCGAACCTCAACTATACGATCGTCGGCGGCACGAAGTTCTACGACAGAAAAGAGATCAAGGACGTGCTTGCGTACCTTCGCGTTGTGGCGAACCCGGACGATGACATCAGCCTGCGCCGAATTATTAACGTGCCGAAGCGCGGCATCGGTGCTTCCACCCTGGACAAAATCGCCCACTTTGCGGATATGCAGGACATTTCCATGTACCGGGCGCTTCAGGACGTGAACGAAATCGGTCTTTCTGCGCGTGCGCGTAACGCGCTGGCAGAATTTATCGACCAGTTAAGTAACTGGGTTCAGATGCAGGATTACCTGAGCGTCACCGAACTTGTGGAAGAGCTGATCGATAAGACCGGCTACCGGGCAATGCTGAAAAACGACAAGAGCCTCGAATCAGAGAGCCGTCTTGAAAACGTGGAGGAATTTCTCACCGTAACGAAGGACTTTGAAGAATCGAACGAAGATAAATCCCTGATCGCCTTCCTGACCGATCTCGCGCTTATTGCCGATATCGATAAAGTGGAGGAAGACGAGGAAACGGGCGAGCCGGAGGAGCAGATCATTCTTATGACACTTCACTCCGCCAAAGGACTCGAGTTTCCGGTCGTGTTTCTGATCGGCATGGAGGAAGGCGTGTTCCCGCACAGCCGCTCGCTTATGGAAGAAGCGGAAATGGAAGAGGAACGCCGTCTGGCCTACGTGGGCATTACCCGGGCGGAAAAAGAGCTGCACCTTTCCCGTGCCCGGATGCGGACCCTTTACGGCCGCACAAATATGAACCCGGCGTCACGCTTTTTAAGTGAGATTCCGGAAGACCTGCTTGACGCGGTCAAAGAAGACCAGGCACAGCCGGCGTGGATGAAAACGTCCCGCCAGACGCCGGGAAGCCAGGGCGGTTTCGGAGGCCGTTCTGGCGGCGCCGCAGCCGGAGGCTTTGGAGGCAGACCGGCTGCCGCACCGCAGAAACGCCGCACAACCATGCGTACGACGACAACCCAGACAGGCGGCGACGGCTTCACATGGTCTGTCGGTGATAAAGCAGCCCATAAAAAATGGGGCACCGGTACGGTCGTCAGCATGAAGGGCGACGGAGAGAACGTGGAACTGGATATCGCATTTCCGAATGTGGGTGTGAAGAGGCTGTTCGCCAAATTCGCCCCGATTACGAAGCAGTAA
- the ligA gene encoding NAD-dependent DNA ligase LigA, translated as MDEKNAQEQINQLTDTLNDYAYHYYVLDEPKVSDAEYDHLLKELMELEDAHPTLKRDDSPTERVGGEILESFKKVRHEVPMLSLSNAFNAEDLRDFDRRVQQGTGRKARYSCELKIDGLAVTLKYEKGRFVRGATRGDGTVGEDITSNLKTIPSIPLRLKEEADIEVRGEAFMPKRSFERLNEEKEERGEQLFANPRNAAAGSLRQLDPKIASKRNLDIFVYSIGKLEGKRVDSHHEALQYVSELGFKINREYQICETIDEVIDYCESWLDKRADLPYEIDGIVIKVDSLTDQEELGFTAKSPRWATAYKFPAEEVVTTLEDITLNVGRTGVVTPTAILAPVAVAGTTVKRASLHNEDLIREKDLKLGDKVTIKKAGDIIPEVVNVLTEQRTGDERDFSMPTHCPECESELDRIEGEVALRCMNPKCPAQIREGLIHFVSRNAMNIDGLGERVIAQLFAHGLIEDVADLYRLEREELLKLERMGEKSVDNLLNAIEATKENSMEKLLFGLGIRHVGSKAAQTLAMHFESMDGLKNASREDLMAIHEIGDKMADAVVTYFEKPEVAELIEELREAGVNLTYTGPKLQNADEIDSPFAGKTIVLTGSLEQMTRNEAKKQIELLGGSVTGSVSKKTDLLIAGESAGSKLTKAQDLNIEIWDEAKMLEQLNQ; from the coding sequence ATGGACGAGAAAAACGCACAAGAGCAGATCAATCAGCTGACAGATACATTAAACGACTATGCCTACCACTACTACGTCCTTGACGAGCCGAAGGTAAGCGACGCCGAATACGACCATCTTCTGAAAGAACTGATGGAACTTGAGGACGCTCATCCAACGCTTAAGCGCGACGATTCGCCAACGGAACGGGTAGGCGGAGAGATCCTCGAATCTTTTAAAAAAGTAAGGCACGAGGTGCCGATGCTGAGCCTGTCGAATGCTTTCAATGCGGAGGATCTCCGGGATTTTGACAGAAGGGTTCAGCAGGGTACCGGGAGGAAGGCGCGCTACAGTTGCGAGTTGAAGATTGACGGGCTGGCGGTGACGCTCAAGTACGAGAAGGGGCGGTTTGTGCGCGGGGCGACGCGCGGTGACGGAACGGTCGGCGAGGATATTACGAGCAACCTGAAGACGATTCCGTCGATTCCTCTGCGCCTTAAGGAAGAGGCGGATATTGAGGTGCGGGGCGAGGCGTTTATGCCGAAGCGGTCGTTTGAGCGGCTGAACGAGGAGAAGGAGGAGCGTGGTGAGCAGCTGTTTGCGAACCCGAGGAACGCGGCGGCGGGGTCGCTGCGCCAGCTCGATCCGAAGATTGCCTCCAAGCGGAATCTCGATATTTTCGTCTACTCGATCGGAAAGCTTGAGGGAAAGCGGGTCGATTCCCACCACGAGGCGCTCCAGTATGTAAGCGAGCTCGGGTTTAAAATTAACCGTGAGTATCAAATCTGCGAGACGATCGATGAAGTGATCGACTACTGCGAAAGCTGGCTCGATAAGCGGGCCGATCTCCCGTACGAGATCGACGGAATCGTGATCAAGGTGGACAGCCTGACGGACCAGGAGGAGCTCGGCTTTACGGCGAAGAGCCCGCGCTGGGCGACGGCGTACAAGTTTCCTGCTGAGGAAGTCGTGACCACGCTTGAGGATATTACGCTTAACGTCGGGCGTACCGGGGTTGTGACGCCGACCGCGATTCTCGCACCGGTGGCGGTTGCGGGGACGACGGTGAAGCGCGCTTCCCTTCACAACGAGGACCTGATCCGGGAAAAGGATCTGAAGCTCGGGGACAAGGTGACGATTAAAAAAGCCGGCGACATCATTCCGGAAGTGGTCAACGTGCTTACCGAGCAGCGGACCGGTGACGAGCGTGATTTTTCAATGCCGACGCACTGTCCGGAATGTGAGAGCGAGCTGGACCGGATTGAAGGGGAAGTGGCGCTTCGCTGTATGAATCCGAAATGCCCGGCGCAGATCCGGGAGGGGCTCATCCACTTTGTGAGCCGAAACGCGATGAACATCGACGGTCTCGGCGAGCGGGTGATTGCCCAGCTGTTTGCCCACGGCCTTATTGAAGACGTGGCCGATCTGTACCGTCTGGAACGTGAGGAGCTGTTAAAGCTCGAGAGGATGGGCGAGAAGTCGGTCGATAATCTGCTTAACGCGATCGAGGCGACGAAGGAGAACAGCATGGAAAAACTGCTGTTCGGTCTCGGCATCCGTCACGTAGGCTCGAAGGCGGCGCAGACGCTTGCGATGCATTTTGAATCGATGGATGGGCTGAAGAACGCGTCCCGTGAGGATCTGATGGCGATTCATGAGATCGGTGATAAGATGGCGGACGCGGTCGTCACGTACTTTGAGAAGCCGGAAGTAGCGGAACTGATCGAAGAGCTCCGGGAAGCGGGCGTGAACCTTACGTACACCGGGCCAAAGCTTCAGAACGCGGACGAGATCGACTCGCCGTTTGCCGGAAAAACGATCGTACTGACCGGTTCACTGGAGCAGATGACACGAAACGAAGCGAAAAAACAGATTGAGCTTTTGGGCGGCAGCGTGACCGGCAGCGTCAGCAAAAAGACGGACCTGCTGATTGCGGGGGAAAGTGCCGGTTCGAAGCTCACAAAAGCGCAGGATTTAAACATAGAAATATGGGATGAAGCGAAAATGCTGGAGCAGCTGAACCAGTAG
- a CDS encoding CamS family sex pheromone protein, which produces MVRRLSVIGLAGVLFLTGCLPGDDGEEDETEVVEEEEQPEYTTTPTIDTPESYYRNVLQDGKFLRSPARGSVSHAMGNRVDVDQFELGLMEIASAHFSRDDYFFQDGQILSGSVINSWLRRLGPYDDSLENANRYVHGLNPSMYTSEELEYVEAVNRGEDVEENEALDVSPSDWSMDEREQRMRENPAFLSHIMEHNYMVQDGEDSVALGGIVIGMGMRQTYNFSITDDDGGIHRFEQSLDAEQVEEAARQRAEAVVSRIRTSDNVDEDTPIVVALYQEERRNSLVPGSFVAVARSDSGDNLGSWETLDEDHYFFPSNQGTENRRDDAEAFSAFKTEAEDFFDHAVGIVGKGRYKSGSMEEFRIEVNLQSHGKAEIIALTQHLAGLTQEYLPFDAPVKIYLESVNGTEAVVVSYPDEEPFIHVH; this is translated from the coding sequence ATGGTCAGAAGACTTAGTGTCATCGGCCTTGCAGGTGTTCTTTTTCTCACCGGCTGTCTGCCCGGAGATGATGGGGAAGAGGATGAAACAGAGGTAGTAGAAGAAGAGGAGCAGCCCGAATATACGACCACCCCGACGATCGACACGCCGGAAAGCTATTACCGGAACGTGCTTCAGGACGGGAAGTTTCTCCGCAGTCCGGCACGGGGAAGTGTGTCCCATGCGATGGGAAACCGGGTGGATGTGGATCAGTTTGAGCTCGGCCTGATGGAAATTGCGTCGGCTCATTTCAGCCGGGACGATTACTTTTTCCAGGACGGCCAGATTTTAAGCGGCAGTGTGATTAACAGCTGGCTGCGCCGGCTCGGTCCTTATGATGACAGTCTTGAGAATGCAAATCGCTACGTGCACGGGCTGAACCCGTCCATGTATACAAGCGAGGAACTGGAGTATGTGGAGGCGGTGAACCGTGGCGAAGATGTGGAGGAAAATGAAGCGCTGGACGTGAGTCCGTCTGACTGGAGTATGGACGAGCGTGAACAGCGGATGCGGGAGAATCCCGCCTTTCTTTCCCACATCATGGAGCATAATTACATGGTGCAGGACGGGGAGGACAGCGTGGCTCTTGGCGGCATCGTGATCGGGATGGGCATGCGCCAGACGTACAACTTTTCGATTACGGATGACGACGGAGGCATTCACCGTTTCGAACAGTCTCTCGATGCCGAGCAGGTGGAGGAAGCTGCTCGGCAGCGGGCAGAAGCCGTGGTAAGCCGGATCCGCACATCGGATAACGTGGATGAGGACACGCCGATCGTTGTGGCGCTCTACCAGGAGGAGCGCCGTAATTCCCTCGTTCCGGGAAGCTTTGTGGCTGTTGCCCGCTCTGACAGCGGCGACAATCTCGGCAGCTGGGAAACGCTTGATGAAGACCATTACTTCTTCCCGTCCAATCAGGGTACAGAAAACCGCAGAGATGATGCGGAAGCGTTCTCGGCCTTTAAGACGGAAGCGGAGGATTTCTTTGACCACGCTGTCGGCATTGTCGGCAAAGGACGCTACAAGAGCGGAAGCATGGAGGAATTCCGGATTGAGGTGAACCTCCAGTCGCACGGCAAGGCGGAAATCATCGCCTTAACGCAGCACCTGGCAGGGTTAACGCAGGAATACCTTCCATTTGATGCACCGGTGAAAATCTACCTGGAGTCTGTGAACGGCACGGAAGCAGTCGTCGTTTCCTATCCGGACGAGGAACCGTTCATTCACGTTCACTAG
- the putP gene encoding sodium/proline symporter PutP, which yields METATLVTFIVYLVGMLAIGLVAYKMTSNLSDYVLGGRRLGGSVAALSAGASDMSSWLLLGLPGAMYVAGMTEIWIAVGLAVGAYLNWQFIAKRLRVYTEIAGDSITLPDFFENRFRDESKILRVVSALVILVFFAFYTSSGLVGGALLFSSSFGFDYTTALWIGAIVIISYTFLGGFLAVSWTDFAQGILMFLALIIVPIVAINQMGGWGETVNQIGEIDPSYLDVFAGTTVIGIISLLAWGLGYFGQPHIVARFMAIKSKDEIPKARLVGITWMVFALFGAIFTGFIGIAYFADAPLADGAQETVFIEFTQVLFNPWVSGFLLAAILAAIMSTIDSQLLVSSSALTEDFYKAIFRKQASQQELVWVGRLGVLLIALFAIFLAYNPEATVLELVGYAWAGFGAAFGPVIILALFWKRMTGNGALAGMIVGGATVILWGFLPEGFALAELYEIVPGFILAWIAIMVVSLAGSEPSDEVQKQFEEVQNNL from the coding sequence ATGGAAACCGCAACGTTAGTTACGTTTATAGTTTACTTAGTTGGTATGCTCGCAATCGGACTTGTGGCATACAAAATGACAAGCAATTTATCTGATTACGTACTCGGGGGACGCCGTCTCGGCGGAAGTGTTGCCGCACTGAGTGCCGGTGCATCGGACATGAGCTCGTGGCTCCTGCTCGGTCTGCCTGGTGCCATGTATGTAGCAGGTATGACGGAGATCTGGATCGCAGTCGGTCTGGCCGTCGGTGCGTACTTAAACTGGCAGTTCATCGCCAAACGTCTCCGTGTATACACGGAAATTGCAGGTGACTCAATCACCCTGCCTGATTTCTTTGAAAACCGGTTCAGAGACGAGTCGAAAATCCTTCGTGTCGTGTCTGCCCTGGTTATTTTAGTATTCTTTGCCTTTTACACGAGTTCCGGACTGGTAGGGGGAGCGCTTCTGTTCTCATCCTCATTCGGATTCGACTATACAACAGCCCTGTGGATCGGTGCGATTGTCATCATCTCGTACACTTTCCTCGGCGGATTCCTGGCTGTCAGCTGGACTGACTTTGCCCAGGGGATTCTCATGTTCCTCGCGCTCATCATTGTGCCGATTGTGGCGATCAACCAGATGGGTGGCTGGGGCGAAACCGTGAACCAGATCGGTGAAATTGACCCAAGCTATCTTGATGTATTTGCCGGTACGACGGTGATCGGAATTATCTCCCTGCTTGCATGGGGTCTCGGTTACTTCGGTCAGCCGCACATCGTGGCACGTTTTATGGCGATCAAGTCGAAAGACGAGATTCCGAAAGCCCGTCTTGTGGGGATTACGTGGATGGTATTCGCCCTCTTTGGTGCGATTTTCACAGGTTTCATCGGGATCGCGTACTTTGCTGACGCCCCGCTTGCGGACGGCGCGCAGGAAACGGTGTTTATCGAGTTTACCCAGGTTCTTTTTAACCCTTGGGTATCCGGTTTCCTTCTTGCAGCCATCCTGGCAGCAATTATGAGTACGATCGACTCCCAGCTTCTTGTGTCTTCTTCTGCACTCACAGAGGATTTCTACAAAGCGATTTTCCGTAAGCAGGCTTCGCAGCAGGAGCTTGTATGGGTCGGACGCCTCGGCGTACTGCTCATCGCCCTGTTTGCGATCTTCCTTGCGTACAATCCGGAAGCAACCGTACTTGAGCTTGTCGGATACGCATGGGCAGGCTTTGGTGCCGCCTTCGGTCCGGTCATCATTCTCGCTCTCTTCTGGAAGCGGATGACGGGCAACGGTGCCCTTGCCGGCATGATCGTCGGTGGTGCGACAGTCATTCTGTGGGGCTTCCTTCCTGAAGGATTCGCGCTTGCAGAGCTGTATGAAATCGTACCCGGCTTTATCCTTGCCTGGATCGCGATCATGGTCGTGAGTCTGGCTGGATCCGAGCCATCTGACGAAGTTCAGAAGCAGTTTGAAGAAGTACAGAATAACCTTTAA